The proteins below are encoded in one region of Hordeum vulgare subsp. vulgare chromosome 3H, MorexV3_pseudomolecules_assembly, whole genome shotgun sequence:
- the LOC123440644 gene encoding peroxidase 2-like — MAASSCFPLAARCSFLLMGALVIALSYGAQGHGGAGVGLSSSFYDDSCPGAHDIVRRVIQRARVVDARIPASLIRLHFHDCFVQGCDGSLLLDNDLPAIMTEKEVPANDRSARGFEVVDDIKRALENACPGIVSCADILALASEISVKMAGGPRWSVPLGRRDGTTTNIESANNLPSPFDSLETIQEKFRNLGLDDTDLVALQGAHTFGRAQCQFTQQNCSAGQDEETLVNLDTVTPDVFDNKYYGNLLRGHAPLPSDQVMLSDDHAVTTTAPIVHRFSVSQKDFFKNFATSMVKMGNLSPLTGRAGEIRNNCRRVNKKAY; from the coding sequence ATGGCCGCTTCGTCTTGCTTCCCATTAGCTGCTCGCTGCAGCTTCTTGCTCATGGGAGCACTGGTCATAGCGCTGAGCTACGGAGCCCAGGGTCATGGCGGTGCCGGTGTCGGGTTGAGCTCGTCCTTCTACGACGACTCATGCCCCGGCGCGCACGACATTGTTCGGCGCGTCATTCAAAGAGCCCGCGTTGTTGACGCGCGCATCCCAGCCAGCCTCATCCGCCTTCACTTCCACGACTGCTTTGTTCAGGGCTGTGACGGCTCGCTTTTGCTGGACAACGACCTTCCGGCGATCATGACCGAGAAGGAGGTCCCTGCCAACGACAGGTCAGCGCGTGGGTTTGAGGTGGTTGACGACATCAAGCGTGCATTGGAGAACGCATGCCCTGGCATCGTGTCCTGTGCCGACATCCTCGCCCTTGCCTCCGAGATCTCTGTCAAGATGGCTGGAGGGCCGCGCTGGAGTGTGCCGCTAGGCCGCCGTGATGGCACAACCACAAATATCGAGAGCGCCAACAATCTCCCGAGCCCCTTCGACTCTCTGGAGACGATCCAGGAGAAGTTTAGAAACTTGGGCCTCGACGACACTGACCTTGTCGCCCTCCAAGGAGCACACACCTTTGGGCGGGCGCAATGCCAGTTCACGCAACAGAACTGCAGCGCTGGGCAAGATGAGGAGACGCTGGTGAACCTCGACACAGTCACCCCCGACGTCTTCGACAACAAGTACTATGGCAACCTCTTGCGCGGCCATGCTCCTCTCCCTTCGGACCAGGTAATGTTGTCTGATGATCATGCCGTCACGACCACCGCTCCGATTGTTCACAGGTTCTCCGTGAGTCAGAAGGACTTCTTCAAAAATTTCGCGACCTCGATGGTCAAAATGGGGAACCTAAGCCCGTTGACCGGAAGGGCTGGGGAGATTAGGAACAATTGTCGGAGGGTGAACAAAAAAGCCTATTGA